A DNA window from Drosophila pseudoobscura strain MV-25-SWS-2005 chromosome 2, UCI_Dpse_MV25, whole genome shotgun sequence contains the following coding sequences:
- the Gfat2 gene encoding glutamine--fructose-6-phosphate aminotransferase [isomerizing] 2, whose product MCGIFAYLNYLTPKSRQQVLELLLQGLKRLEYRGYDSTGVAIDGPSAGDDILLVKRTGKVKVLEDAIAEVCRGEGYSQPVDIHIGIAHTRWATHGVPSELNSHPQRSDVENSFVVVHNGIITNYKDVKTLLEKRGYVFESETDTEVIAKLVHHLWQTHPGYTFGELVEQAIQQLEGAFAIAFKSKHFPGECVASRRGSPLLVGIKAKTKLATDHVPILYAKAHRPNGLPFPVLHPGGDGTAEFQPLEHKEVEYFFASDASAVIEHTNRVIYLEDDDVAAVKRDGTLSIHRLNKSSDDPHIREIITLKMEIQQIMKGNYDYFMLKEIFEQPESVVNTMRGRVRFDTQTIVLGGIKEYIPEIKRCRRLMLIACGTSYHSAVATRQLLEELTELPVMVELASDFLDRNTPIFRDDVCFFISQSGETADTLMSLRYCKQRGALIVGITNTVGSSICRESNCGVHINAGPEIGVASTKAYTSQFISLVMFALVMSEDRLSLLQRRQEIIAGLSQLDEHIRSVLKLNSQVQELAKELYKHKSLLIMGRGFNFATCLEGALKVKELTYMHSEGILAGELKHGPLALVDDEMPVLMIVTRDPVYTKCMNALQQVTSRKGRPILICEENDTETMSFSTRSLQIPRTVDCLQGILTVIPLQLLSYHIAVLRGCDVDCPRNLAKSVTVE is encoded by the coding sequence ATGTGTGGCATTTTCGCGTACCTCAACTACCTGACGCCCAAGTCGCGCCAGCAGGTGCTGGAGCTCCTGCTGCAGGGCTTGAAACGTCTGGAGTATCGCGGCTACGACTCCACGGGCGTGGCCATTGATGGGCCCAGCGCGGGCGACGACATCCTTCTGGTGAAACGCACCGGCAAGGTCAAGGTGCTGGAGGATGCCATAGCGGAGGTGTGTCGCGGCGAGGGCTACAGCCAGCCCGTGGACATCCATATTGGCATCGCGCACACGCGCTGGGCCACGCACGGCGTTCCCTCGGAACTGAATTCGCATCCCCAGCGATCGGATGTGGAGAACAGCTTTGTGGTGGTCCACAATGGCATCATCACCAACTACAAGGACGTGAAGACGCTGCTGGAGAAGCGCGGCTATGTCTTCGAGTCGGAAACGGACACGGAGGTGATTGCCAAGCTCGTGCATCACCTCTGGCAAACGCACCCCGGCTACACCTTTGGGGAGCTGGTGGAGCAGGCCATTCAGCAGCTGGAGGGCGCCTTTGCCATTGCCTTCAAGTCGAAGCACTTTCCCGGCGAGTGCGTCGCCTCGCGTCGCGGCTCTCCGCTTCTGGTGGGCATCAAGGCCAAGACAAAGCTGGCCACGGACCATGTGCCCATCCTGTACGCCAAGGCCCATCGTCCGAATGGCCTGCCGTTCCCAGTGCTGCACCCTGGCGGTGATGGCACTGCCGAATTCCAGCCCCTGGAGCACAAAGAGGTGGAGTATTTCTTTGCCTCGGACGCATCGGCGGTGATTGAGCACACGAATCGGGTCATATACCTGGAGGACGATGACGTGGCCGCCGTCAAGCGGGACGGTACCCTGAGTATCCACCGGCTGAACAAATCGTCGGACGATCCGCATATACGGGAGATCATCACTCTGAAGATGGAGATCCAGCAGATCATGAAGGGCAACTACGACTACTTTATGCTCAAGGAGATCTTCGAGCAGCCAGAGTCGGTGGTCAACACGATGCGCGGACGTGTACGCTTCGACACGCAGACCATTGTGCTGGGCGGCATCAAGGAGTACATCCCAGAGATCAAGCGGTGTCGCCGCCTGATGCTGATTGCCTGCGGCACCTCCTATCACAGTGCCGTGGCCACCCGacagctgctggaggagctcACCGAACTGCCCGTCATGGTGGAACTGGCCTCCGACTTCCTCGACCGCAACACGCCCATCTTCCGCGACGACGTGTGCTTCTTCATCTCGCAGTCCGGCGAGACGGCCGACACACTGATGTCGCTGCGGTACTGCAAGCAGCGGGGAGCCCTGATTGTCGGGATCACCAACACCGTGGGCAGCAGCATCTGCCGGGAGTCAAACTGCGGCGTGCACATCAATGCAGGGCCGGAGATTGGGGTGGCCTCCACCAAGGCCTACACCTCGCAGTTCATTTCGCTTGTGATGTTCGCTTTGGTGATGTCCGAGGACCGActgtcgctgctgcagcggcggcaggAGATCATCGCGGGATTGTCGCAGCTGGACGAGCACATCCGATCGGTGCTGAAGCTGAACTCGCAGGTCCAGGAGCTGGCCAAGGAGCTGTACAAGCACAAGTCGCTGCTGATCATGGGCAGGGGCTTCAATTTCGCCACCTGCCTGGAGGGTGCACTCAAGGTCAAGGAGCTGACGTACATGCACAGCGAGGGTATACTCGCGGGGGAGCTGAAGCATGGACCCCTTGCTCTGGTCGACGATGAGATGCCAGTGCTGATGATCGTCACGCGGGATCCCGTCTACACAAAGTGTATGAATGCCCTGCAACAGGTGACCTCGCGGAAGGGGCGACCCATCCTGATCTGCGAGGAGAACGACACCGAGACCATGTCCTTCTCCACGCGTTCGTTGCAGATTCCCCGCACGGTGGACTGCCTGCAGGGCATCCTTACCGTCATACCGCTGCAGCTCCTCTCCTACCACATTGCCGTGCTGCGCGGCTGCGATGTGGACTGTCCCCGGAACCTGGCCAAGTCGGTGACCGTGGAGTAG